The proteins below are encoded in one region of Limnochorda pilosa:
- a CDS encoding tripartite tricarboxylate transporter permease, with protein MDGIVVGLGALLQPANLVFTFLGTLGGILIGALPGLSSTMGVALLIPVTFSMNPATGLAMLGGVYCGSVYGGSITAILLRTPGTSASVATTFDGFELTKQGLGGKAIGVSTLGSTVGGLFSALALLFLAPPLAAASLRFGPPEYFLLAVFGLTIIVTISANNLGKGLISGAFAFLLGTVGMDPVSGWPRFTFGYSELLDGVPLLPALIGLFSMSQAIKLAGERLTLPEAGSIKDRVMPTWTETRKNLVTYLRSSVIGTFIGIIPGAGTDIASFVAYNEAKRFAKKPEEFGKGAIEGVAASEAANNAVTGGSLIPLLTLGIPGNAVSAVFLGGLTIHGLLPGASLFTERAEVTYTLILSLFAANLFMLVVGFLGAGPVSKVTKVSNQILAPMIVVLSVIGSYAMRNNMFDVYLMLFFGVVGYFLERYDYPLAPMVLGIILGPMAEGEFRRSMMMFQGSFLPFLTRPISVVLILLIIAALVIPLVRVYKEVRSRGPVTLTQ; from the coding sequence CTGGACGGCATTGTAGTCGGACTTGGTGCATTGCTGCAACCGGCCAACCTGGTCTTCACCTTTCTGGGCACGCTGGGGGGCATCTTGATCGGTGCGCTGCCGGGGCTCTCGTCGACCATGGGTGTAGCCCTCCTCATCCCGGTGACCTTCTCGATGAATCCTGCAACCGGCCTGGCGATGCTGGGTGGCGTATACTGCGGCTCCGTGTACGGCGGTTCGATCACGGCAATCCTCCTGAGGACCCCGGGCACCTCCGCCTCGGTCGCCACCACCTTCGACGGCTTCGAGCTCACCAAGCAGGGGCTTGGGGGCAAAGCCATCGGGGTTTCGACCCTTGGCTCGACCGTGGGAGGTCTGTTCAGCGCCTTGGCCCTTCTCTTCCTGGCCCCGCCCCTGGCCGCGGCGTCGCTCCGGTTCGGTCCGCCGGAGTACTTCCTGCTCGCGGTCTTCGGTCTCACGATCATCGTGACCATCTCGGCCAACAACCTCGGGAAAGGGCTCATTTCGGGGGCGTTCGCGTTCCTGCTGGGAACGGTCGGGATGGATCCCGTCAGCGGATGGCCGCGCTTCACGTTCGGGTACAGCGAGCTCCTCGATGGCGTTCCGCTCCTTCCGGCGCTCATCGGACTCTTCTCCATGTCCCAGGCGATCAAGCTGGCTGGGGAGCGTCTCACCCTCCCCGAGGCGGGCTCCATCAAGGATCGGGTGATGCCGACCTGGACGGAGACCAGGAAGAACCTCGTCACCTACCTGAGATCGTCGGTCATCGGGACCTTCATCGGCATCATCCCCGGCGCGGGAACCGACATCGCCTCGTTCGTCGCGTACAACGAGGCGAAGCGCTTCGCGAAGAAGCCGGAGGAGTTCGGGAAGGGTGCGATCGAGGGAGTCGCCGCCTCCGAGGCGGCCAACAACGCGGTGACCGGCGGTTCGCTCATTCCCCTGCTCACCCTGGGCATCCCCGGCAATGCGGTGAGCGCCGTCTTCCTCGGGGGTCTGACCATCCACGGCCTCCTCCCCGGGGCGTCCCTCTTCACGGAGCGCGCCGAGGTGACGTACACCCTCATCCTCTCCCTGTTCGCGGCCAACCTCTTCATGCTGGTGGTCGGTTTCCTGGGAGCCGGTCCTGTGAGCAAGGTGACCAAAGTCTCCAACCAAATCCTGGCACCGATGATCGTCGTACTGAGCGTGATCGGCTCATACGCCATGCGCAACAACATGTTCGACGTCTACCTGATGCTCTTCTTTGGGGTGGTCGGTTACTTCCTTGAACGGTACGACTACCCCCTCGCCCCCATGGTCCTCGGCATCATCCTGGGCCCCATGGCCGAAGGGGAGTTCCGGCGGTCCATGATGATGTTCCAGGGCAGCTTCCTCCCATTCCTGACGCGGCCCATCAGCGTGGTCCTGATCCTCCTGATCATCGCTGCATTGGTCATACCGTTGGTTCGTGTGTACAAAGAGGTCCGCTCGCGGGGCCCTGTGACCCTGACACAGTGA
- a CDS encoding tripartite tricarboxylate transporter TctB family protein, with amino-acid sequence MKARLDAAGLVNLSIPVAFLGLGVYALVAASGLPEQPAQFPKVFAALLILLSLPSAVLAARRSGVRCAGASETTREGPRQRVRLVVLSLLYSISITQFGFYLSSLVWLPIMFISLGYRRYRTLLLVAAVTCAVLYAMFGMILAVPTPVGRILGF; translated from the coding sequence GTGAAGGCGCGCCTCGATGCGGCTGGCCTCGTGAACCTGTCGATCCCCGTCGCGTTCCTGGGTTTGGGCGTCTATGCGCTCGTCGCCGCGAGCGGCTTGCCGGAGCAGCCGGCCCAGTTCCCAAAGGTGTTCGCGGCGCTGCTCATCTTGCTGTCCCTTCCGTCTGCGGTCCTCGCGGCGCGCAGGTCCGGGGTGCGGTGCGCCGGTGCATCGGAGACCACCCGCGAAGGGCCAAGGCAGCGGGTCCGCTTGGTCGTGCTCAGCCTCCTCTACAGCATCAGCATCACGCAGTTCGGCTTCTACCTGTCCTCACTGGTCTGGCTCCCCATCATGTTCATCAGTCTCGGCTACCGCCGGTACCGGACACTCCTCCTGGTGGCCGCTGTCACCTGCGCGGTTCTCTACGCCATGTTTGGGATGATTCTCGCGGTGCCCACGCCGGTTGGGAGGATCCTTGGCTTCTGA
- a CDS encoding pyridoxal phosphate-dependent aminotransferase: protein MVFKTSTRVRQIPPSATVAIADKARALRAQGVAVIDLAGGEPDCATPAHIVEAGHRAMQEGFTHYVGSRGIPELLEAIAESLEARIGIRYDPRRQLIVTPGGKYALFSTLAGLLDGEDEVLVPEPAWVSYAPMVRLAGATPVPVRLDPEDGWRLTEARLTERLTSRSRIILLNTPNNPTGRVLTDQELEAVASIARRHDLLVISDEVYDRLVYDGRTHKSVLTLPGMAERTLLVNSFSKTYAMTGWRLGYLAGPEPAIPPILKVVQHSMTCAPSFVQRAGVVALRGPQEALGQMLETYAGRRRFVVEGLNAMPGISCSVPEGAFYAFFDVRETGMSSADFASRMLDRAAVALTPGAAFGEAGEGFVRLSFAAADENLHQALERMEAALKG from the coding sequence ATGGTCTTCAAGACATCCACCCGAGTCCGTCAGATCCCTCCCTCAGCGACCGTCGCCATCGCCGACAAGGCCAGGGCCCTTCGGGCGCAAGGCGTCGCCGTCATCGACCTTGCGGGGGGAGAGCCCGATTGCGCCACGCCGGCCCACATCGTCGAGGCGGGCCACCGGGCCATGCAAGAGGGTTTCACCCACTACGTGGGCAGCCGGGGCATTCCCGAGTTGCTCGAGGCGATCGCGGAGTCGCTCGAGGCCAGGATCGGCATACGCTACGACCCCCGGAGACAACTGATCGTGACCCCGGGGGGCAAGTACGCACTCTTCTCGACCCTGGCAGGGCTCCTCGACGGGGAGGACGAGGTCCTCGTCCCGGAACCCGCCTGGGTCTCGTACGCTCCGATGGTCCGCCTCGCGGGGGCCACGCCCGTCCCGGTCCGCCTCGATCCGGAGGACGGCTGGCGGCTGACCGAGGCCCGGCTGACCGAACGCCTCACCTCCCGCAGCCGGATCATCCTCCTCAACACTCCCAACAACCCGACCGGGCGGGTGCTCACCGACCAGGAGCTCGAGGCCGTCGCCAGCATCGCCCGGCGTCACGACCTCCTGGTCATCAGCGACGAAGTGTACGACAGGTTGGTCTACGACGGTCGCACGCACAAGAGCGTCCTGACCCTGCCGGGGATGGCGGAACGGACTCTCCTGGTCAACAGCTTCTCAAAGACGTACGCCATGACGGGCTGGCGCCTGGGATACCTGGCTGGCCCCGAGCCGGCGATTCCACCCATTCTGAAGGTGGTCCAGCACTCCATGACGTGCGCGCCCTCCTTTGTCCAGCGGGCAGGCGTCGTCGCCCTCAGGGGGCCACAGGAAGCGCTGGGACAGATGTTGGAGACCTACGCCGGGCGCCGTCGCTTCGTGGTTGAAGGCCTGAATGCCATGCCCGGCATCTCGTGTTCGGTCCCCGAAGGCGCCTTCTACGCCTTCTTCGACGTCCGGGAAACCGGCATGTCATCGGCGGACTTCGCGAGCCGCATGCTCGACCGGGCCGCCGTAGCCCTGACGCCGGGAGCGGCCTTCGGTGAGGCGGGCGAAGGCTTCGTCCGCCTCTCCTTCGCTGCCGCGGACGAGAACCTCCACCAGGCTCTGGAGCGCATGGAGGCGGCCCTGAAGGGTTAG